From the genome of Nocardia sp. NBC_01503, one region includes:
- the glsA gene encoding glutaminase A, producing MVPPIPATNGPARVSHGVVANIIHEVYELCRSDTSGELADYIPELAAVQPDSFGICLATADGRIYGSGDLDTCFTIQSISKPFTYALALADRGPAAVAERIDVEPTGEPFNEISLDPKTQRPRNPMINAGAIAAAALVEGRDAGDRFARIQRSYSRFAGRELRLNEAVYASEARTGFRNRAIGYLLRGAGIIDGDPDEAVDRYFRQCSVDVTCRDLAVMAATLANNGVNPLTRERALSRPLVEQVLSVMTTCGMYDAAGDWVTTVGLPAKSGVGGGILAVLPGQIGIAVYSPRLDAHGSSVRGVKACRELSHRLGLHFLHVTRAAHTAIRTAYTVAEAPSRLRRDADELAVLREWGERAQIFELHGDLLFAGAESTVRAVEAASAAGELEALVLDLREIADVSEIAVRMLDDLQGELAAAGCRVALVDPEAKLGHMESSLDPADPRGRVFADRDSATEWCEQLIIDKYRPEDCTPSAALRIEQHPALADLPDAERQRLAKEFEIRTVARGERIVARDSPRAGLFLILDGRVRVSFEDRDGRRHRLISLSPGMSFGEISLLTGVLFSNDIYAENTVRLAVLPPDKFDELTRQAPEVKLALLERLATAAYAQADAAVRALAAHGGV from the coding sequence CACCAACGGCCCAGCTCGCGTGTCGCACGGCGTGGTGGCGAACATCATCCACGAAGTGTACGAATTGTGCCGTTCGGATACCTCCGGTGAGCTTGCCGACTACATACCGGAACTCGCGGCGGTACAACCGGATTCATTCGGCATCTGCCTGGCTACGGCCGACGGCCGGATATACGGCAGCGGAGATCTGGACACCTGCTTCACAATTCAGTCGATCTCCAAACCCTTCACCTACGCACTGGCATTGGCCGATCGCGGGCCCGCCGCGGTCGCGGAGCGCATCGACGTGGAGCCCACCGGGGAACCGTTCAACGAAATCAGTCTGGACCCCAAGACACAGCGGCCGCGCAATCCGATGATCAATGCCGGAGCCATCGCCGCCGCCGCACTCGTGGAGGGTCGTGACGCGGGCGACCGGTTCGCTCGGATACAACGCAGCTACAGCCGATTCGCCGGGCGTGAGCTTCGACTCAATGAGGCCGTATACGCCTCCGAAGCGCGCACCGGATTCCGAAATCGGGCCATCGGATATCTACTGCGCGGCGCCGGAATCATCGACGGTGATCCCGATGAAGCGGTCGACCGGTACTTTCGGCAATGCTCGGTCGATGTGACCTGCCGTGATCTGGCGGTGATGGCGGCGACCCTCGCCAATAACGGCGTCAACCCTTTGACGCGCGAACGGGCATTGTCTCGGCCACTGGTCGAACAGGTACTCAGCGTCATGACCACCTGCGGTATGTACGACGCGGCCGGAGATTGGGTGACCACGGTCGGACTGCCCGCCAAAAGCGGTGTGGGCGGCGGAATTCTGGCCGTACTACCGGGGCAGATCGGAATCGCCGTCTACTCACCGCGATTGGACGCGCACGGCAGCAGTGTGCGCGGGGTCAAGGCGTGCCGGGAGCTGTCACATCGCCTCGGGCTGCACTTCCTGCATGTGACACGGGCCGCGCACACCGCTATTCGCACCGCCTACACCGTCGCCGAGGCGCCCTCGCGGCTGCGGCGCGATGCCGATGAACTGGCGGTGCTGCGCGAATGGGGTGAGCGCGCACAGATATTCGAGCTGCACGGCGATCTGCTGTTCGCGGGCGCGGAATCCACCGTGCGGGCGGTGGAGGCGGCCTCGGCCGCCGGTGAACTCGAGGCGCTCGTACTGGATCTGCGCGAAATCGCCGATGTGAGTGAGATCGCGGTCCGCATGCTCGACGATCTGCAGGGCGAACTCGCCGCCGCCGGATGCCGTGTGGCACTGGTCGATCCGGAGGCCAAACTCGGGCATATGGAGTCCAGCCTGGATCCGGCCGACCCGCGCGGACGAGTATTCGCCGACCGCGACAGCGCCACCGAATGGTGCGAACAACTCATCATCGACAAGTATCGACCGGAGGACTGCACCCCCTCGGCGGCATTGCGCATCGAACAGCATCCGGCGCTGGCGGATCTGCCCGATGCGGAAAGACAGCGCCTGGCCAAGGAATTCGAGATCCGGACCGTCGCACGCGGGGAGCGCATCGTGGCCCGCGACAGCCCGCGCGCCGGACTGTTCCTGATTCTCGACGGGCGCGTGCGCGTCAGCTTCGAGGATCGCGACGGGCGGCGGCATCGGCTCATCTCGCTCTCCCCCGGCATGTCCTTCGGTGAAATCTCGCTGCTCACCGGAGTGCTGTTCAGCAATGACATCTACGCCGAGAACACCGTCCGCTTGGCCGTGCTGCCGCCCGACAAATTCGATGAGCTCACCCGCCAGGCCCCCGAGGTGAAACTCGCACTCCTGGAACGCCTCGCCACCGCCGCCTACGCTCAGGCCGATGCGGCCGTGCGGGCACTGGCCGCACACGGCGGGGTATGA